From Quercus lobata isolate SW786 chromosome 1, ValleyOak3.0 Primary Assembly, whole genome shotgun sequence, one genomic window encodes:
- the LOC115952921 gene encoding uncharacterized protein LOC115952921 codes for MSHTFNGQRGWGKPDKTQPKSSLPVPPERGHTTEDCKALWSHLEQLVNVGKLKQFLYQPNRQGGQGGSGAQRDSFARPPFGTISVILAAPGRISSQPSRVMSVARASVDDSSPDPKRSRMEVQPTLSFSDKDKVGTLQPHDDALVVTLKIGGYDVKRVLVDQGSGVEIMYPDLFKGLKLRSEDLTCYDSLLIRFNGKNVFPKGQI; via the coding sequence ATGAGCCATACTTTCAATGGCCAAAGAGGATGGGGGAAACCCGACAAAACGCAACCAAAATCTTCATTACCAGTACCACCAGAACGAGGGCACACTACCGAGGATTGTAAGGCTTTGTGGAGCCACTTGGAGCAATTAGTTAATGTGGGAAAGTTGAAACAATTCCTGTATCAACCCAACAGACAAGGTGGTCAAGGAGGGTCGGGGGCTCAGAGAGATTCTTTTGCAAGACCGCCTTTTGGTACAATTAGTGTCATACTTGCTGCTCCAGGAAGGATTAGTTCTCAGCCATCCAGGGTGATGTCTGTAGCTCGGGCATCTGTTGATGACTCATCCCCTGATCCGAAGAGGAGTAGAATGGAAGTCCAACCGACTTTGAGCTTTTCAGATAAGGATAAGGTCGGGACCTTGcagccacatgatgatgccCTAGTGGTCACCCTTAAGATAGGTGGTTACGATGTGAAGAGAGTATTGGTAGATCAAGGCAGTGGCGTAGAGATCATGTACCCTGACCTATTTAAGGGACTGAAGCTGAGGTCCGAAGACCTGACCTGCTATGATTCCCTTCTAATAAGGTTTAACGGGAAGAATGTCTTTCCAAAAGGCCAAATCTAA